The DNA window CGCTGCTCAGCACCCGGAGTTCGCCTACGCGAACCTCGCGGTCCGGGGCAAGCTCGCGCGCCAGATCCTCGACGACCAGGTCGAGCCGGCCCTCGAGCTGCATCCCGACCTCATCACGATCTCCGCGGGCGGCAACGACGTGATCCGACCGGGCACCGATCCGGACGACATCGCCAGGCGCCTCGAGCAGGCGATCATCCGGCTGCGGAGCGATGGCGCGACGGTCGTGCTGTTCACGGGTGTCGACGTCGGCTTCTCCCCCGTCTTCCGGAGCATCCGCGGCAAGGTCGCGATCTACAACGAGAACCTGCGGGCCATCGCCGCGCGTCACGGGTGCGTCATCGCCGACCAGTGGGCGCTCCAGACGATCCAGGATCCGCGCATGTGGTCGCCGGATCGCCTGCACCTGAACGCGCTCGGGCACCACGAGGTCGCCCGTCTCGTCCTCCACGCGCTCGACGTTGACAACGACCTCAAGCCCCTGCAGCCGGAGCCGCTCCCAGTGCGACGGTGGCGACAGGCGCGGACGGAGGACCTCGCCTGGGCGCGAGAGTACCTGGTGCCGTGGGTCATGCGGCGGGTGCGCCACCAGTCGTCGGGCGACCACATCAGCGCGAAGCGGCCTCTCGCCGGTCCGTTCGTCTCGGCGGCCGCTCAGGACCAGGAGCTCGACGTCTGACGCGTGTCACCGGGTCATCGGGCGACCGCGCCGGTCACGGGTTGGTCAGGCGCCACCACGGGGTGACGGGGGCGACGTCCGCGTCGAGGGCGATCGGGACCTCGATGGTCGCGGCACCGCCATCGGCGCCGGCTCCGACGGTGTAGCTGAGCGTCCCGACGGTGGATCCCGAGGCACCGGCCTCGATCGCCCGCGCGCGGGTCTCCACCGTGACCGGGGTGTCCTGCCAGACGAGGACCGAGGCGTCGGAGGCGACGACGACCTTGGCGGCTTCGCCCCAGGCCGTGTCGTACGAGCCGACCGCTGCACCCGCGGTCGCGAGCTGTACCTGGTGGAAGCCGGCGGGCACGCTCTGGAGGAGCGACACGACGGCGTCGTTCAGCACGGTGTGGTTGTCGGCACCCAGGATGACGCCGACGACGGTGACCGTCCGACCAGCGACCTGCAGGTCTGCGGAGAAGAGCAGGCATGCTCCTGACGCGTCGTCCGTGCCGGTCTTCAGGCCGGTCACGCCGTACTGTCCGAGGAGCGCGTTGGTGTTCTCGACCTCACCGATTGCCGGCAGGGTCGCCGTGGGTTCGTTGACGATGGAGGCCAGGGCGGGGTCGGCGAGGACGAGCTTGCCGATGGTCACGAGGTCGCTCGGGGTGCTGACGTTCGTCTCGCCGAGGCCGCTCGTGTTGGTGACCGTCGTGCCCGTGAGGCCTCGTGCGTCGAGCCAGGCGCGGGCCGCATCGAGATACGCGTCCACCGAACCGAACGCCCAGACGGCCAGCGAGATGCTGTAGTTGTTCGCGGACGGCAGCAGGAGGGCCTCGAGCATCTGACGCTGCGTGAAGACGGAACCGGCCACGACGGGCGCCGCCGAACCGTTCTCCGCGATGGTGTCGTAGTAGAAGCCGACGTCCGCGTCCGTCAGGGTGATCGACGGGCCCTGATCCCCCGCGGCGAGGGGCTTGGCGTCGAGGACCACGAGGGACGTGATGGTCTTCGTGATGCTGGCGATCGGGAACGGCGTCTGCTCACCGCTCGAGGTCAGGACACCGTCGAATCCGACGGCGCCGAGCGCGCCGCGCCCGAAACCGGGCCACGAGACCGGGGTGGTCGGTTGCACCAGCGTGGACGTGAGGGCTTCGGGAGCCTCCAGGGTCGCCGCAGCAGCGGGGATGGGCCTGAGGAGCGCGCCGCCGCTGTAGCCGAGGACGCCGATGACGATGGCGAGGACGCCGAAGACGGCGAGACGGCGGCGGCGATAGATCTGTCGTCTCGTGAGTGGCACCCGGTCATGGTACCGGGCATGCCTGCGCATCCCCTGCGGCGCCGTGCCGGTCGGGTGGGTGCCGATACGTCCGCGGGGACCCTCAGCGCGTACGCAGCTCCCACAGCGCGACGGCGCTGGCCGACGCGACGTTCAGCGAGTCGACGCCGTGCAGCATCGGGATGGTGACGATCGTGTCGGCGGCCGCGAGGGCGGAGGCGCTCAGCCCGTCCCCCTCGGCGCCGAGCACGATGGCGAGCCGGTCGGGCGCGGTGCGCGCGTAGGTGTCCAGGTCGACGGCGTCATCGGACAGGGCGAGCGCTGCGGTCTCGAAGCCGGCGTCGTGCAGGATGCCCGACGCGACGTCCCACTCCGGCAGACGGGTCCACGGCACCTGCAGGACCGTCCCCATGCTGACCCGGACACTCCGGCGGTACAGCGGGTCCGCGCATCGCGGGGTGATGAGCACCGCGTCGGCCCCGAGGCCGGCGACGGACCGGAAGATCGCGCCGACGTTGGTGTGGTCCACGATGTCCTCGAGGATGACCACGCGCCGGGCATCGGCGAGGAGTTCGGCAGGGTCCGCGAGCGGTGGGCGGTGCATCGCCGCGAGTGCGCCGCGGTGCAGGTGGAAGCCCGTCAGCTGTTCGAGCAGCTCGGGCTCGCCGACGAAGACCGGAACGTCGTGGTCGGCGAGGAGCGGCGCGACGTCCTCGAGCCACTTCTCCTGCAGCAACACCGAACGGGGTCGGTGACCGGCCCGGAGCGCGCGTTCCATGACCTTCGTCGACTCGGCGATGTACAGGCCGCCCGCCGGTTCGGACACGCGCCGGAGGGCGACGTCCGTCAGGCGTGCGTAGTCGTCGAGTCGTCCGTCGTCGAGATCGGTGATGCGGATGACCTGCATGGGAGACGTCCTCTCGACGCGGTGTACGAGCTCCACCTTGCCAGAGTGGGAACACGATCGAAAACGAGGCCGTTTAGACTCAGGAGCAGTGATGGCCCGGAGCGCTCCGGGCGTCGCGGACCGACGGGACGGAACAGGATGAGCACGCTGACCGCAGCAGGGGATCCCGCTGACGAGACGGCCGAAGCCGGACTCGACCGGGTGATCGCGCTGCTCGCGGACCGACGTGTCGCGTTCCTCACCGGGGCTGGCGTGAGCACGGACTCGGGGATCCCCGACTACCGCGGCCAGGGTGCGCCGGTGCGCACGCCGATGACGGTCGATCAGTTCCTCTCCAACGACGATGCCGCGCGCAAACGCTACTGGGCCGGCAGCCACCTCGGGTGGAAGCGGTTCGACGGCGCTCGCCCGAACGCAGGCCACCGGGCGATCGCGCTCCTCGAGGAGGCAGGGATCGCCGACGGCGTCATCACGCAGAACGTCGACGGACTCCACGTCCGGGCCGGCTCCCGCCGCGTCGTCGACCTGCACGGGTCGATGGACCGGGTCAGCTGCCTCTCCTGCGGGCAGAGCTATGCGCGGTCGAGCATCGCCGAACGGATGACCACCCTCAACCCGTGGCTCGACACCGAGACGGACGTCACGATCAATCCGGACGGTGACGCCGAGGTCGGGCGGGTGGACGAGATCGTCGTCCCGGTGTGCACGGTCTGCGGCGGCATGCTGAAACCGGACGTGGTCTTCTTCGGCGAGTTCATTCCGACGGAGAAGTACGCCGAGGCCGCCGCGCTCGTCAGGGGTGCGGACGCCCTGGTGATCGCCGGATCGTCGCTCGTCGTGAACTCGGGCATCCGACTGCTCGAGCTCGCGCGTCGGAAGCGACTCCCGATCGTGGTCGTCAATCGCGGGGTGACGAAGGCCGACGGCCGCGCCGACGTGAAGCTCGACGCCGGCGCGAGCGAGACCCTGACGGCGATCGCGGCACGGCTGTTGCCGGACGGGTTCACGAGTGTCGTCTCGCAGGAGGCGACCGACGCCTGAGCGTCAGCGTCGCTCCGGCTCCCCCGCCAGGAACGCGGTGAGCCGCTCGGCCGCATTGTGGGGCTCCTCGTAGTGGATCAGGTGGCCGACGGCCGGGATCACGTGGAGCTGAGCGTCCGCGAAGCGCTTCGCGAGCGCGAACTGCGCCGCCACGGGGGTGATGTCGTCGCGCTCGGCGGCGATGAGCAGGGTGCGGCTCGGGATCCGGTCGGCGTATTCGCTGACATCGTGGCTCACCGAGGCCGTGAACGACTCGAGGACGACCTCCCGGTCCGCGAAGGCGCTGAAGTACTGGTCGTGCTGGGCGTGGATCCACCGCCGGAGCACCGGGTCCTTGGTCTTCGACATCGCCACGCTCATGATCCGGACGACGCCCTTGTTGCGGAGGAAGGCGAATCCCAGGCGCTTCGGGAGCTTCGCGGACGCCCAGTAGTAGAACACCGCGAGCCTCGTCAGGACGCCTCTGGGGCCTTGGAGTGCCGGCGCGGCGATGGGATTGATGAGGACGAGGTCGTCCGGTCGGAGCCCGCCGGCGACTGCGGCGCTCGAGACGATCGAGCCGAAGGAGTGCCCGAGGAGGACGACGCGTCCGGAGAGGTCCAATTCCTCGAGGAACCGCCCCAGCCAGGCGGCGTAGCCCTCGACGGAGTGCGTGCCGTCCGGGAAGGGCGCCGAGCTGCCGAAGCCCGGGAGGTCGGGCGCGATGATGCGGAACCCGGAGAGTTGGGCGACCACCGGTTCGAGTCCGTGGTGGTCGCCACGGAACCCGTGCACCATCACGATCGTCGTCGAGGCCGCGCTGTCGCCGTAGTCCCAGAACCGGGTCTCGGCGCCGTCCACGATGAGCGAGCGCTCCTGGACGGGGATGCGGTCGAGCTGGTCGGCGTACGGTGATTCGACAGGCATCCCCTCAGTGTACGGAGTCAGGCTCCGCGTTCCCGGATGGAGCGGACCGAGCCGGTTCGGCGTGGCACGGTCCCCTGTCGGACGTGCGTCGTAGGGTGAAGGCGTGAACACGGCCGATGTGCATCCCCACTGGACGGACCGCCTCGCGGTCTTCGATCTCGAGACGACGGGGATCGAGGTGGAGACGAGTCGCATCGTGACCGCCTTCGTCGGCGTCATCGCGGCTGACGGTTCGATCGAACGGTCCTGGTCGTGGATGGCCGATCCGGGTGTCGAGATCCCCGCTCGTGCCGCCGAGATCCACGGCGTCACCACGGAACGCGCGCGGGCTGAGGGCCGGCCGTCGTCGGTCGTCGTCGGCGAGATCGTCGCCACCCTGACCGAGCTCTTCGCCGCTCACCTGCCGGTGGTCGCGTACAACGCCCCGTACGATTTCTCGCTCCTGCACTTCGAGGCGGAACGCCACGGTGTGCCTTCGATCACCGAACCGACCCCGGTCGTCGACCCGTTGATCCTCGACCGTCGCCTCGACACGTTCCGCCGCGGGAAGCGGACGCTCGAGGTCGTCGCCGCGCTCCACGGCGTCCCGCTCGAAGGGGCGCATAACGCCGGTGTGGACGCCGTCGCGGCCGGGCGGGTCGCGCAGGCCATCGGCCGCCGGTACGCCGACGCCCTCCCGACGAACGTGGACGAGCTGCACGAGGCTCAGCGGGCCTGGTCGCTCGAGCAGGCCGAGAGCTTCCAGTCCTACATGCGCCGCGTGCGCGATCCCGAGTTCGTCGCGGACGGAGGGTGGCCGATCCGCACCGGTCGTGTTGTCGCACCATCCGAGGCGCCCATCATCGTGCCGGCGGATCAGCTCCCCCTCGGCATCTGAACCCCACGATCCGGTCTGTCGACGACGAAACGCCCCGATCCGAGGATCGGGGCGTTTCGTGTACAGCGGTGTGGACTACTTGCCGAAGCCCTTGAAGCGCTGGTTGAACTTCTCGACACGGCCGGCCGAGTCCATGATGCGCTGCTTCCCCGTGTAGAACGGGTGCGACTCGGACGAGATCTCCACGTCGATCACCGGGTAGGTGACGCCGTCGAGGTCGATCGTCTTGCCGGACGAGACCGTCGAGCGCGTGAGGAACGTCGCGCCGGAGGCGAGGTCGCGGAAGACGACGGCTTCGTACGTGGGGTGGATGTCAGATTTCATCAGCAGTCCTTGTTGAGTGGATGGTGTGGGTAGTACCCGCGCTCGGAACTCCAGGCACGAGGCAGAAAGCTCTTGGCTCCGCGAGCCAAAGGTCGACTTTACCAGACTCGGCGCGCGTCTGCTCGCCGAGGGCGATCGACGCGCCGAGGTTGGGTCGTCAGACCGGTGCGACGGCGGACCGGCCGGCGCGGGTGGAACGGGCATGGAAGCGCCCGTCCTCCTCGGTCAGCTCGATCGGGAGGTCGAACGTCTCACTGAGGTGCTCTGACGTGAGGATCTCGGCGATGGGTCCAGCCGCGACGATGCCACCGTCCCGGACGAGCAGCACGTGCGTGAAGCCGACCGGGATCTCCTCGACGTGGTGCGTCACCATGATGATCGCCGGCGAGTCGTCCGCGCTCGCATAGCCGCCGAGGAGTTCGACGAGTTCTTCGCGGGTGCCGAGGTCGAGGCTCGCCGCAGGCTCGTCCAGGAGGAGCAGTTCGGGGTCCGTCATGATCGCCCGGGCGATCTGGACACGCTTCTGTTCGCCGTCGCTGAGCGTGCCGAAGCGACGGTCGGCGAGGTGGTCGAGCTTCCATTCGGCGAGCACCCGGGACGCACGCTTCACGTCGATGTCCTCGTACTGCTCGACCCAGCGTCCCGTGACGGAGTAGGCGGCCGTCAGGACCACGTCGAGGACGGTCTCCTCCGGCGGCACCCGCTTCGCGAGCGCCGACGAGGCGAACCCGATGCGGGGACGCAACTCGAAGACGTCGACGCGACCGAGGGTCTCGTCGAGGACCGACACCGTTCCCTTCGAGGGATGGATGAGCGTCGCGGCCAGCTGCAGGAGTGTCGTCTTCCCGGCGCCGTTCGGGCCGAGGACGATCCATCGCTGGTCGCCCGTCACCGTCCAGTCGACACCGTCGAGGATGGGGTTGAGATTGCGGACCACGGACACATCGGAGAACTGCAACACGCTCGGCATGGTCCTAGCCTATCCGGACCAGGTCCCCGCACGTCGCCCTCCGGGGCGTACCCGGGAAGCGGTTCAGACGAGGCTGCGGTACAGCTCCGCCGTCTGGGAGGCGATCCGCGACCAGCTGAAATCGGACTCCGCTCGGCGACGTCCTGCCGCCCCGTACGCCCTCGCCTGCGCCGGATCCTGGACGACCTCCGTGAGGGTGGCGGCGAGGTCGGCGACGAAGCGCTCGGGGTCGAGCGGGGTCCCGGTGCCGTCGGACGCCTGCGCGAGGGGGACGATCCGGCCCGTGACGCCGTCCTGGACGACCTCCGGGATGCCGCCGGTCCCGGTCCCGACGACCGCGGCCCCACAGGCCATGGCCTCGAGGTTCACGATGCCGAGCGGCTCGTAGATCGACGGGCACACGAAGGTGGTCGCGGCGGTGAGCACGGTGCAGAGCTCGTGGCGCGGGAGCAGTCGTTCGATCCAGACGACCCCGGTGCGCTCCTGCTGCAGCTCCTCGACGAGTCCCTTGACCTCGGCGAGGATCTCGGGGGTGTCGGGAGCGCCGGCGCACAGGATGAGCTGGACGTCGGGCGGCAGCAGACGGGCCGCTCGAAGCAGGTACGGCAGCCCCTTCTGCCGGGTGATCCGGCCGACGAAGACGACGGACGGACGCGACGGGTCGATGCCGAGGGACTGCAGCAGGTCATCGTCGACCCGAGGCTGCCAGTCGGTGAGGTCGACGCCGTTGTAGATGACCTGCACCTTGGCCGGGTCGAGGCTCGGGTAGGACCGCAGGATGTCCCGTCGCATGCCGTCACTGACCGCGACGACGGCCGCGGCCCCTTCGTAGGCGGACTGCTCGATCCAGCTCGACACGCGGTACCCGCCACCGAGCTGTTCGGCCTTCCAAGGCCGCAGCGGTTCCAGGCTGTGCGCGGTGACGACGTGCGGGATGCCGTGCAGGAGGGAGGCGAGATGCCCGGCACCGTTCGCGTACCAGGTGTGCGAGTGCACGAGGTCGGCCCCCGCGACGTCCTGGGCGATGAGGAGGTCCGTCCCAAGGGTGGTGAGCGATCCGTTGGCGCCCTGGAGTTCGGCCGGCACGCCGTAGGCGACCGTGTCGGCCTCGTCGCGCGGGGCGCCGAAGCAGCGGACGGTCACGTCGATGTCGCTGCGGAGGGATTTCACCAACTCCGCGACGTGGACACCTGCTCCGCCGTAGATCTCCGGCGGGTACTCCTTTGTCACAAGATCAACTCGCATGTCTAGACGCTAGTACAGGTCACCTCCGGCATCTATTCTGAAGCCATGGCCGCCTCAAAGAAGATTTTCGGAATCGTCCTCGCTGGTGGGGAAGGGAAGCGGTTGATGCCGCTGACCGCGGACCGCGCGAAACCGGCCGTACCGTTCGGCGGGCAGTACCGTCTGATCGACTTCGCGCTGTCCAACCTCATCAACTCGGGACTCACCCAGATCGTCGTCCTCACCCAGTACAAGTCCCACAGCCTTGACCGCCACGTCTCGCAGACGTGGCGTCTCTCGGGGTTGCTCGACTCCTATGTCGCATCCGTGCCGGCGCAGCAGCGCCTCGGGAAGCGTTGGTTCAGCGGCTCCGCCGACGCCATCCTGCAGAGCCTCAACCTCATCCGCGACGAGAAGCCCGACATCGTCGTGGTCGTCGGTGCGGACCACGTGTACCGCATGGACTTCGCGCAGATGATCGAGGCGCACATCCAGTCCGGGAAGAAGGCCACCGTCGCGGCGATCCGTCAGCCGATCTCCCTCTCGGACCAGTTCGGCGTCATCGACGTGGACGCTGACGACCCCACGACGATCGCGCGCTTCCTCGAGAAGCCCCTCGACGCACCCGGCCTGCCGGACTCCCCCGGTGAGGTGCTCGCCTCCATGGGCAACTACGTGTTCGACGCGGACGCGTTGATGCAGGCGGTCATCGACGACGGTGAGGTGACGAGTTCGAACCACGACATGGGTGGCGACATCGTCCCGTACTTCGTCGATCGCGGTGAAGCCGGCGTGTACGACCTCCAGCGGAACGACGTACCGGGCTCCACCGACCGCGACCGCTACTACTGGCGCGACGTGGGGACGATCGAGTCCTTCTACGAGGCGCACCAGGACCTCATCTCGACGCTCCCCATCTTCAACCTCTACAACCGGGACTGGCCGATCTTCAGCTCGCAGTTGAACTCGCCGCCGGCCAAGTTCGTGCGGGATGCGAAGGGCAACCTCGGCCAGACCATCGACTCGATCGTCTCGCTCGGGTCGCTGCTGTCCGGAGCGCACATCGAGCGCAGTGTCCTCGGGCCCTGGGCGCTCGTGGAGTCGGGCGCTCACGTCTCGGACTCCGTGGTGTTCGACAAGGTCCACATCGAACCGGACGCCGTCGTCAAGCGGGCTATCCTGGACAAGGATGTGGTGGTCACCTCCGGCGCGAGCGTCGGTGTCGACCACGACCGGGACCGCGCTCGCGGATTCACCGTCACCGAGTCCGGTCTCACCGTGGTTGGCAAGGGAGTACGCGTCGTTCCATGAGTACCGATCGTTCGGCAGTGGCGGATCCCGAGGCAGCACTCCCCCCACAGGCCGGACGAGGCGTCCGGTTCCTCGCGGTCCTGGACGCCGACTCGACGCTCATCGAGAACGAGGTGATCGAACTCCTCGCCGAGGAGGTCGGCAGTCTTCCCGAGGTCGCTGCGATCACGGAGCGGGCGATGCGAGGCGAGCTCGACTTCGCCGACAGCCTCCGGGCGCGGGTGGCGACGCTCGCCGGCCTGCGGGTGGACCGCATCCCCGTGATCGCCCGGCGGATCCGCACCACCCGCGGGCTCGAGCGGCTCATCGACGGGCTGCACGCGCACGGATCGACGATCGGTGTGGTCTCCGGCGGATTCCATGAACTCCTCGATCCGCTCGCAGCGACCCTCGGCCTCGACCATGTGCGGGCGAACCGGCTCGAGACGGCCGACGGTCGACTGACCGGCGGGCTCAGCGGGCCGATCATCGACGCAGCGGCCAAGGCGGATGCGTTGCAGGAGTGGGCCGCCCTCGACGACGTGCCGCTGGTTCGGACCATCGCGGTCGGCGACGGCGCAAACGATCTCGCCATGATGGAGGTCGCGGGCCTCTCGGTCGCCTTCAACGCGAAGCCGATCGTGCGTCGGCACGCGGACGTCGTCGCAGGCAGGGT is part of the Plantibacter sp. Leaf314 genome and encodes:
- a CDS encoding SGNH/GDSL hydrolase family protein translates to MTEQHHPWSRYVAIGDSFTEGIGDPEPGVPGGHRGWADRVAEVLAAQHPEFAYANLAVRGKLARQILDDQVEPALELHPDLITISAGGNDVIRPGTDPDDIARRLEQAIIRLRSDGATVVLFTGVDVGFSPVFRSIRGKVAIYNENLRAIAARHGCVIADQWALQTIQDPRMWSPDRLHLNALGHHEVARLVLHALDVDNDLKPLQPEPLPVRRWRQARTEDLAWAREYLVPWVMRRVRHQSSGDHISAKRPLAGPFVSAAAQDQELDV
- a CDS encoding D-alanyl-D-alanine carboxypeptidase family protein codes for the protein MPLTRRQIYRRRRLAVFGVLAIVIGVLGYSGGALLRPIPAAAATLEAPEALTSTLVQPTTPVSWPGFGRGALGAVGFDGVLTSSGEQTPFPIASITKTITSLVVLDAKPLAAGDQGPSITLTDADVGFYYDTIAENGSAAPVVAGSVFTQRQMLEALLLPSANNYSISLAVWAFGSVDAYLDAARAWLDARGLTGTTVTNTSGLGETNVSTPSDLVTIGKLVLADPALASIVNEPTATLPAIGEVENTNALLGQYGVTGLKTGTDDASGACLLFSADLQVAGRTVTVVGVILGADNHTVLNDAVVSLLQSVPAGFHQVQLATAGAAVGSYDTAWGEAAKVVVASDASVLVWQDTPVTVETRARAIEAGASGSTVGTLSYTVGAGADGGAATIEVPIALDADVAPVTPWWRLTNP
- a CDS encoding RNA methyltransferase, whose product is MQVIRITDLDDGRLDDYARLTDVALRRVSEPAGGLYIAESTKVMERALRAGHRPRSVLLQEKWLEDVAPLLADHDVPVFVGEPELLEQLTGFHLHRGALAAMHRPPLADPAELLADARRVVILEDIVDHTNVGAIFRSVAGLGADAVLITPRCADPLYRRSVRVSMGTVLQVPWTRLPEWDVASGILHDAGFETAALALSDDAVDLDTYARTAPDRLAIVLGAEGDGLSASALAAADTIVTIPMLHGVDSLNVASASAVALWELRTR
- a CDS encoding Sir2 family NAD-dependent protein deacetylase, whose translation is MSTLTAAGDPADETAEAGLDRVIALLADRRVAFLTGAGVSTDSGIPDYRGQGAPVRTPMTVDQFLSNDDAARKRYWAGSHLGWKRFDGARPNAGHRAIALLEEAGIADGVITQNVDGLHVRAGSRRVVDLHGSMDRVSCLSCGQSYARSSIAERMTTLNPWLDTETDVTINPDGDAEVGRVDEIVVPVCTVCGGMLKPDVVFFGEFIPTEKYAEAAALVRGADALVIAGSSLVVNSGIRLLELARRKRLPIVVVNRGVTKADGRADVKLDAGASETLTAIAARLLPDGFTSVVSQEATDA
- a CDS encoding alpha/beta fold hydrolase; the protein is MPVESPYADQLDRIPVQERSLIVDGAETRFWDYGDSAASTTIVMVHGFRGDHHGLEPVVAQLSGFRIIAPDLPGFGSSAPFPDGTHSVEGYAAWLGRFLEELDLSGRVVLLGHSFGSIVSSAAVAGGLRPDDLVLINPIAAPALQGPRGVLTRLAVFYYWASAKLPKRLGFAFLRNKGVVRIMSVAMSKTKDPVLRRWIHAQHDQYFSAFADREVVLESFTASVSHDVSEYADRIPSRTLLIAAERDDITPVAAQFALAKRFADAQLHVIPAVGHLIHYEEPHNAAERLTAFLAGEPERR
- a CDS encoding exonuclease domain-containing protein; protein product: MNTADVHPHWTDRLAVFDLETTGIEVETSRIVTAFVGVIAADGSIERSWSWMADPGVEIPARAAEIHGVTTERARAEGRPSSVVVGEIVATLTELFAAHLPVVAYNAPYDFSLLHFEAERHGVPSITEPTPVVDPLILDRRLDTFRRGKRTLEVVAALHGVPLEGAHNAGVDAVAAGRVAQAIGRRYADALPTNVDELHEAQRAWSLEQAESFQSYMRRVRDPEFVADGGWPIRTGRVVAPSEAPIIVPADQLPLGI
- a CDS encoding type B 50S ribosomal protein L31; translated protein: MKSDIHPTYEAVVFRDLASGATFLTRSTVSSGKTIDLDGVTYPVIDVEISSESHPFYTGKQRIMDSAGRVEKFNQRFKGFGK
- a CDS encoding ABC transporter ATP-binding protein, whose amino-acid sequence is MPSVLQFSDVSVVRNLNPILDGVDWTVTGDQRWIVLGPNGAGKTTLLQLAATLIHPSKGTVSVLDETLGRVDVFELRPRIGFASSALAKRVPPEETVLDVVLTAAYSVTGRWVEQYEDIDVKRASRVLAEWKLDHLADRRFGTLSDGEQKRVQIARAIMTDPELLLLDEPAASLDLGTREELVELLGGYASADDSPAIIMVTHHVEEIPVGFTHVLLVRDGGIVAAGPIAEILTSEHLSETFDLPIELTEEDGRFHARSTRAGRSAVAPV
- the glgA gene encoding glycogen synthase — protein: MRVDLVTKEYPPEIYGGAGVHVAELVKSLRSDIDVTVRCFGAPRDEADTVAYGVPAELQGANGSLTTLGTDLLIAQDVAGADLVHSHTWYANGAGHLASLLHGIPHVVTAHSLEPLRPWKAEQLGGGYRVSSWIEQSAYEGAAAVVAVSDGMRRDILRSYPSLDPAKVQVIYNGVDLTDWQPRVDDDLLQSLGIDPSRPSVVFVGRITRQKGLPYLLRAARLLPPDVQLILCAGAPDTPEILAEVKGLVEELQQERTGVVWIERLLPRHELCTVLTAATTFVCPSIYEPLGIVNLEAMACGAAVVGTGTGGIPEVVQDGVTGRIVPLAQASDGTGTPLDPERFVADLAATLTEVVQDPAQARAYGAAGRRRAESDFSWSRIASQTAELYRSLV
- a CDS encoding glucose-1-phosphate adenylyltransferase encodes the protein MAASKKIFGIVLAGGEGKRLMPLTADRAKPAVPFGGQYRLIDFALSNLINSGLTQIVVLTQYKSHSLDRHVSQTWRLSGLLDSYVASVPAQQRLGKRWFSGSADAILQSLNLIRDEKPDIVVVVGADHVYRMDFAQMIEAHIQSGKKATVAAIRQPISLSDQFGVIDVDADDPTTIARFLEKPLDAPGLPDSPGEVLASMGNYVFDADALMQAVIDDGEVTSSNHDMGGDIVPYFVDRGEAGVYDLQRNDVPGSTDRDRYYWRDVGTIESFYEAHQDLISTLPIFNLYNRDWPIFSSQLNSPPAKFVRDAKGNLGQTIDSIVSLGSLLSGAHIERSVLGPWALVESGAHVSDSVVFDKVHIEPDAVVKRAILDKDVVVTSGASVGVDHDRDRARGFTVTESGLTVVGKGVRVVP
- the serB gene encoding phosphoserine phosphatase SerB gives rise to the protein MSTDRSAVADPEAALPPQAGRGVRFLAVLDADSTLIENEVIELLAEEVGSLPEVAAITERAMRGELDFADSLRARVATLAGLRVDRIPVIARRIRTTRGLERLIDGLHAHGSTIGVVSGGFHELLDPLAATLGLDHVRANRLETADGRLTGGLSGPIIDAAAKADALQEWAALDDVPLVRTIAVGDGANDLAMMEVAGLSVAFNAKPIVRRHADVVAGRVDLGDVLPLLGLESGPQRR